The following is a genomic window from Mycobacterium parmense.
CGTCGACCAGAAGTTCACCGACGTCGCCAAGAAGAATCCGCAGTGGACGGGCAAGAAGGCGCTGCTGATGCAGGGCACGCTGTGGCAGGGCACCGTCGTCGCGACCATGGCGGGCTGGCGCACCGACTTCCTCAACCAGATGGGTCTCGTCATCGCCGACAGCATCAAGGCCTTCGGCGCCGATCACCGCGCCGTCATCCCGCGCGATCATGTCAAACAGGTGCTCGACTCCGCCGACGTGGTGATCTGGACGACCGAAAGCCCGGATGATCAAAAGGCAGTGCTGGCCGACCCCGAAGTGGCGGGATCGCTTGCCACGGCCCAGAACCGCCACATCTTCACCACCAAGGAGCAGGCGGGCGCGATCGCCTTCGCCTCGCCGCTGAGCTACCCGTTGGTCGCCGAGCAGCTGCCCCCGCAGATCGGCAAGATCCTCGGCTAGGCTCAGGCCGGATCTCTGCTGTGTGAGCGTTCGCTAAGGCACCTCTGGCAGTGCTCAGAAATCCCCGGAGATCCCCTCGCCCCGCCGCGGGTCGCGGGGTTACCGTCGAGTAATGAGCGTGACGGATATGTCAGCGGACCTGCCGACGGGACTCGTCGGCAACACCGTCCTGGACTACGGCGACCGGGCACTGATGGTCCAATGCGGCAGCACCGCAGAGGTTCTGGCGTGGGTGGCCGCCTTGGAGTCCGCGGCGCTGCCCGGCGTGGTCGACATCGTGCCCGCCGCACGCACGGTACTGGTCGAGCTCGACGGGCCGCGCCGTCAGGGAGTCGTCCGCCGGCGCCTCCGCGCGATGCGCGTCACCGCCCAGGAGGCGGCCCCCGCCGACCGGCGCGCCGACGTGGTGATCGACGTCGCCTACGACGGGCCCGACCTCGCCGAGGTCGCCGCGCACACCGGACTCACTCCGGCACAAGTGGTCGACGCCCACACCTCGACGCTGTGGCGGGTCGGATTCAGCGGATTCGCACCGGGTTTCGCGTACCTGGTCGAGGGCGACCCGCGGCTGCGGGTGCCGCGCCACCGCGAGCCTCGGACCTCGGTGCCGGCCGGGTCGGTGGCCCTGGCCGGCGAATTCAGCGCGGTGTACCCGCGGCGCTCACCCGGCGGATGGCAACTCATCGGACGCACCGACGCGGTCCTGTGGGATCTCGCGCGGCCGGTCCCCGCGCTGCTGACGCAGGGCATGTGGGTCCAGTTCAGGGCGGCCTGAGGGGAGCATCGGCCATGGCGACACTGGAAATCCTGCGCACCGGGCCGCTCGCGGTCATCCAGGACCTCGGGCGGCCGGGGCTGGCCCACCTGGGCGTCAGCCGATCCGGTGCCGCCGACCGGCGCGCCCACACACTGGCCAACCGGCTGCTCGCCAATCCCGACGACCGCGCCACCATCGAAGTGACGTTCGGCGGATTCGCCGCGCGGGTGCGGGGCGGAGCCGTCGACATCGCCGTCACCGGCGCCGACGCCGAGCCCACCGTCGACGGAATCAAGTTCGGCACCAACAGTATTCACCATGTCCGCGACGGTCAGGTGATCGCACTGGGCGCCCCGTTCGCCGGGCTGCGGACCTACCTCGCGGTGCGCGGCGGCGTCGGCGTCGAGCCCGTGCTGGGCTCACGCAGCTACGACACCATGTCGGGGATCGGCCCGCCGCCGCTGAAGCCGGGTGACCGGTTGCCGGTCGGCGAGCACACCAACGACTACCCCGAGCTCGACCAGGCACCGGTGGCCGCGATCACCGGTGACCTTGTCGAACTGCTCGCGGTGCCGGGCCCCCGCGACGACTGGTTCACCGACCCCGACGCCCTGGTACACACCGAGTGGGTGGCATCCGACCGCAGCGACCGGGTGGGGATGCGGCTGGCCGGCCGCCCCCTGCAGTACCGCTTCCCGGACCGTCAGCTGCCCAGCGAGGGAGCCACCAGCGGCTCAATCCAGGTGCCGCCCAACGGTTTACCGGTCATCTTGGGTCCCGATCATCCGGTCACCGGCGGCTATCCTGTCGTCGGCGTGCTGGTCGACGAGGACATCGACAAGATCGCCCAGGTGCGTCCCGGCCAGCCGGTAAGACTGCACTGGTCGCGGCCCAGGTCCTTGGTGGGCGCCCAATCCGGGTCGGACACCGCGAGCCAGTCCTCTTCCTAACTGGTAGACAAGGACTGTGCACGCCCTGGTCCACACCGCCCGCCTGGTCCACACCGCCGATCTGGACGGCGAGACCCGGCAACGCGTCCACGAGATGGTGACCGGCGCGTTCGACGGGGACTTCACCGACGACGACTGGGAGCACGCACTGGGCGGCATGCACGCCCTCATCTGGCGCCATGGCGCGATCATCGCGCATGCCGCGGTGGTCCAACGCCGACTGGTGTACCGCGGGACCGCACTGCGCTGCGGCTATGTGGAGGCATTCGCGGTGCGCGAGGACTGCCGCGGCCAGGGCCGGGCCCATGCGCTGCTGGACGGGGTCGAGCAGGTGATCCGCGGCGCCTACCAGGTGGGCGCGGCCAGTTCTACCGCGGCGGCGCAACGCGTGTACACGGGCCGCGGGTGGCTGCCGTGGCACGGGCCCACCGGGGTGCTGGCCCCCACCGGTCCGGCCCGCACCGCGGACGACGACGACTCGGTGGTCGTCTTTCCCGTCACAACGCCGTTGGACACCTCCGCCGAGTTGTACTGCGATTGGCGCGCCGGCGACGTCTGGTGACGACGAACGAGGCATCCACCCCGCAATCCCGATAAGTGTGGCGGAGATTACATTGGGCCGCGTCGCGTGTTCCGGCCGACGCCCCCTCACCCGGACACGATGAATCCGACTGTCTCTCAGGGTTTTACCAGATAACCGGGACTCAACTTACAGGCGTTATGCCGCCAAATGAGTTGACTGGCCAACGTCCTCGATGTGAACATCAAATTACGGCGGGGCGCCCCAATTCGCACGGGACCTCGGAAGGTACGTCATGGGTTCTGACGGCCGGCCCGAACGCTCCCGGTTCGGCCGGCACAGTGGTACGGCCCGATGGGGTAATGTGGTTGTGCGTCAATCGGTTTGGCGCTGACAGTGGTTGCGCTCCGGCCAGCAGTCATGCCCCTCGGCCTGGCGGGAATCGCGAGCGCACGAAGACTTGACCTGACGACGAACGCGCTGAGCGTTCACGAAGGTCGGCGACGACGACGTCGCCGGATCAGGGCGCCACACCATGGCCCCTACGGGCAAAGACCTGTCCAGGAGAGGTGAACACCGCATGGGTCGCAACCATCGCATCGCTGAGTGGAATCCGGAAGATGCAGCGGCCTGGGAAGGCGGCAACAACAGGATCGCCCGGCGCAACCTGCTCTGGATCGTCGCCTGCGATCACATCGCCTTCGGGGTGTGGACCCTGTTCCCGGTCATGGCGCTGTTCATGCCGCAGAGCGTCTACGGGTTCTCCGCAGCCGACAAATTTCTGCTGGGCGCCACCGCCACCCTGGTCGCGGCATGCCTGCGGATCCCCTATTCGCTGGGCATCGCGACGTTCGGTGGACGCAACTGGACGGTGTTCTCGGTCGTGGTGTTGGTCGTGCCGACCGTCGGCACCATCTGGCTGCTGGCCCACCCCGGCCTGCCATTGTGGCCTTATCTCGTGTGCGCCGCGCTGACCGGGATGGGTGGGGCCAATTACGCCGCGTCCATGACCAACACCAATGCCTTCTACCCGCACCGCCGCAAGGGCTTCGCGCTGGGGTTCAACGCCGGCGCCGGCAACCTCGGCGTGCCGATGATCCAGCTGGTCGGCCTGCTCGTGCTCGCCATCGCCGGACACCGTCAGCCGTACTGGGTGTGCGGGCTCTACCTGGTGCTGCTGACGGCGGTCGCCGTGGGCGCGGCCCATTACATGGACAACCTGGACCACGCGACCTACGACACGAGTCACCTGCGGTCAATCCTCTCCGAGCGCGACACCTGGCTGCTGGCCATGCTTTACCTGGGCACCTTCGGCTCGTGGATCGGCTTCTCCTTCGCCTTCGGCCAGGTCCTGCAGATCAACTTCGTCGGCACCGGGCAGACCCACGCCCAGGCCTCGTTGCATGCCGCCGAGTTCGCGTTCATCGGGCCCGCTCTCGGGTCGGTGGCCCGCATCTACGGCGGCAGGTTGGCCGACCGGGTCGGCGGCAGCCGCGTCACCCTGGCGGTCTTGGCCGGCATGGCACTCGTGACCGGATTCCTGGTCGCCATCAGCACCCAGGACGAGCACTCGTCGGGCCTCACTACGACGGCCACCATGGCCGGCTACGTGTGCGGCTTCATGATCCTGTTCATCCTCGCCGGGCTGGGCAACGGCTCGGTGTACAAGATGATCCCGTCGGTGTTCGACGCGCGCAGCCACCGGCTCGGGCTCGACGAAGCCGAGCGGCGCCGCTGGTCGCAGGCGACGTCGGGCGCGGTGATCGGATTCGTTGCGGCGTTCGGCGCCCTCGGCGGCGTGGGCATCAACCTCGCGCTGCGCCAGTCCTACATCAGCACGGGCACCGATACGCTGGCGTTCTGGGCATTCCTGGCGTTCTACGTGGCGGCCGCGGTCGTGACTTGGCTGAGGTACGTGCGCCGGCGGGTCGCGGATACCGCGGCCGCGCCCGGAACACAGGCGCCATCGGAACCCGCACGGGTATGACCCGGCTGCAGTGGCAAGCGGGCAATGCGTAAGCAATTGCCAGGTAACGCAATCGAAATCTAGTGGGCATACACAGGTGACATGGGCCAGCCAGAATCAGCGCCGCTGACCGGTTACCGCATCGCGGTGACGTCGGCTCGGCGCTCCGAGGAGCTGTGCGCGCTGCTGAGCCGCCAGGGTGCGGAGGTGTGCAGCGCGCCCGCGATCAACATGATCGCGCTGCCCGATGACGACGAACTACATTGCAACACCCGGGCATTGATCGCCCAGCCACCCGACATCCTGGTGGCACACACCGGCATCGGCTTTCGCGGCTGGTTGGCCGCCGCCGAGGGCTGGGGCCTGAACAACCAACTGCTCGAAGCGTTGTCGTCGGCCCGGGTTGTCTCGCGCGGACCCAAGGCGACCGGCGCGCTGCGCGCCGCAGGCCTGCGCGAGGAGTGGTCCCCGGAATCCGAATCCTCCCAGGAGGTGCTCGAATACCTTCTGCACAGCGGCGTGTCCGGGATGCGCGTCGCGGTTCAGCTGCACGGCGCCGCCGACGCCTGGGATCCCTTCCCGGAGTTCCTGGGTGGGCTGCGGTTGGCGGGAGCCGAAGTGGTGCCGGTTCGGGTGTACCGCTGGAAGCCGACGCCCCTCGGGGGCATCTTCGACCAGCTGGTGACCGGGATCGCGGCGCGACAGTTCGACGCGGTCACGTTCACATCGGCACCCGCGGCGGCCGCGGTGCTGGAACGCGGTCGCGAGCTGGGCATCGAAGACCAGCTGCTGGAGTCTCTGCGCACCGACGTGCACGCGATGTGCGTGGGTCCGGTGACCTCCAAGCCATTGATTCGCAAGGGCGTTCCCACGTCGGCGCCGGAGCGAATGCGCCTGGGCGCCTTGGCCCGTCACGTCGCCGAAGAACTACCGCAACTGGGCTCGTGCACCGTGCGGGCCGCCGGCCACACCGTCGACATCCGCGGAACCTGCGTGGTGGTGGACGGCACGATCAAGGTGTTGTCGCCATCGGGCATGGGCATCCTGCGGGCGCTGGCCAAACGTCCGGGGGACGTCGTCGCCCGCGGCGACCTGCTGCGCGCGCTGCCCGGAAACAGCAACGACCCACACGCCGTCGACACGGCGGTGTTGCGTCTGCGAACGGCGCTGGGCGACAAGAACATCGTGGCGACGGTCGTCAAGCGAGGTTACAGGTTGGCCATCGACTACCCGCGAGGGCCGGCATGGAACTGATCCTGGTCGCGCACGGCACCCGCCGCCCCGGTGGCGTCGCCACGATAAGCGACCTCGCCGCTCAGGTCGGCACGCTCCTCGGCACCACAGTGCGGGTAGCGTTCGTCGACGTTCTGGGACCCACGCCCGGTGACCTACTGTCGCAGTCGAGGGCGACCGGACGACCGGCGATCGTGGTGCCGGCTTTCCTGTCGCGGGGTTATCACGTCCGCAAAGACCTGCCCGCCCACGTCGCCGCCAGCGGCCACCCCGACGTCGTCGTCGCACCCGCGTTGGGACCGGGCGGCCAGATTGCGCGGATCTTGGCGGATCAGGTCGCGAAATGTGGTTGGCAGCAAGGTGATTCGGTGGTTCTCGCGTCGGCGGGTACTTCGGACGACCTGGCACGATCGGACCTGCACACCACCGCGACGCTGCTGTCGGCGCTGACCGGGTCGCGTGTGACCCTCGGGTTCGCCGGCTCCGGCGGATTGAGCGAGATCGTCGCCGGGGCGCGGCGAGCGGGCACTGGCCGCGTCGTGGTCGCCTCCTACCTGCTGGCCGACGGCCTCTTCCAAGAGCAGCTGCGTTGCTGCGGCGCGGATCTGGTCAGCGAACCACTGGGTGCCCATCGCGGGCTGGCACGGCTCGTGGCCGACCGATTCCGCCGGGCGATGCCCCGGCGGAGCGACCGCCTGGTCGCCTGATCGGGCCGCGGCTCGCAGATATTCCCGTCGACGCTTTCCGGCCCGCCACGCTTGATCTTTGCCGCATCACCGGCAATCCTGACACCATGCCTCGCCGCGAAGAGCCCGCGCGTGGGCTCCTTGACCCGGTCGCGAAGATGCTGCGGCTGCCTTTCGGCACACCGGAATTCATCGACCGGATCGTCACCGGGGGCGTCAACCAGGTGGGTCGCCGGACCCTGCACATGCTGATCACCACGTGGGATGCGGCCGGTGGCGGCCCCTTCGCGGCCAGTGCGGTCGCGTCGACGGGAATGGCCAAGACCGCGGAGATGGTGCAGGGCATGTTCATCGGACCCGTTTTCGGCCCGATACTGAAGGTCCTGGGTGCCGACAAGGCCGCCACACGTGCGTCGCTGTGCGCCTCTCAGCTGGTGGGCCTCGGCATCATGCGTTACGGCATCCGCTCCGAGCCGTTGCACTCGATGTCGGTGGATGCCCTGGTCGACGCCATCGGCCCGACGATGCAGCGTTACCTCGTCGGCGACATCACCTGACGGCGTCCGCCGCGGCTCACGCGGTGGCGCGGCCGACCTGGACCATGCCCTCGGGCGTGACGCGGACCCGGAAGACCGGGACGGAAACGTCCGGATCATCCAGGCAGACGCCGTCTTCGAGCGCGAACGCCTGCTTGAGGATGGGCGACTGCACGGCCACTCGCCCGCCGCGATCCCCGACGATCCCGCGCGAGAGCACCGCCGCATTCGAGAACGGGTCCACATTCCCGATGGCATACACCGACCCGTCGTCGAGGCGGAACAGTGCCGCCTGCGAGCCGTCGTCGAGAAGCACGCCCACACCCCGGCCCGGGATCAACCGGTCATAGGCGCACGCCGTCGTCCACACGTCAACGTCGTTGAGAAGAGTCATCATCCCTCCTGAACCTGGGTGCGGACCCGCGGCATGCCGATGGACACGGGTATCTTGCGCCCGGCGTGCTCGGTGAACTCCACCGTCGAGTCCACGACGTCCGGGGCGTTGACGAAGGAGACGAACCTCGACAGCTTGTCGGGGTCGTCGAGCACGCCCTTCCATTCGCAGCTGTAGTTCTGCACGTGCCGCTCCATGGCGGCCTC
Proteins encoded in this region:
- a CDS encoding 5-oxoprolinase/urea amidolyase family protein, producing MATLEILRTGPLAVIQDLGRPGLAHLGVSRSGAADRRAHTLANRLLANPDDRATIEVTFGGFAARVRGGAVDIAVTGADAEPTVDGIKFGTNSIHHVRDGQVIALGAPFAGLRTYLAVRGGVGVEPVLGSRSYDTMSGIGPPPLKPGDRLPVGEHTNDYPELDQAPVAAITGDLVELLAVPGPRDDWFTDPDALVHTEWVASDRSDRVGMRLAGRPLQYRFPDRQLPSEGATSGSIQVPPNGLPVILGPDHPVTGGYPVVGVLVDEDIDKIAQVRPGQPVRLHWSRPRSLVGAQSGSDTASQSSS
- a CDS encoding 5-oxoprolinase subunit B family protein; this encodes MSVTDMSADLPTGLVGNTVLDYGDRALMVQCGSTAEVLAWVAALESAALPGVVDIVPAARTVLVELDGPRRQGVVRRRLRAMRVTAQEAAPADRRADVVIDVAYDGPDLAEVAAHTGLTPAQVVDAHTSTLWRVGFSGFAPGFAYLVEGDPRLRVPRHREPRTSVPAGSVALAGEFSAVYPRRSPGGWQLIGRTDAVLWDLARPVPALLTQGMWVQFRAA
- a CDS encoding sirohydrochlorin chelatase; translated protein: MELILVAHGTRRPGGVATISDLAAQVGTLLGTTVRVAFVDVLGPTPGDLLSQSRATGRPAIVVPAFLSRGYHVRKDLPAHVAASGHPDVVVAPALGPGGQIARILADQVAKCGWQQGDSVVLASAGTSDDLARSDLHTTATLLSALTGSRVTLGFAGSGGLSEIVAGARRAGTGRVVVASYLLADGLFQEQLRCCGADLVSEPLGAHRGLARLVADRFRRAMPRRSDRLVA
- a CDS encoding GNAT family N-acetyltransferase, whose protein sequence is MHALVHTARLVHTADLDGETRQRVHEMVTGAFDGDFTDDDWEHALGGMHALIWRHGAIIAHAAVVQRRLVYRGTALRCGYVEAFAVREDCRGQGRAHALLDGVEQVIRGAYQVGAASSTAAAQRVYTGRGWLPWHGPTGVLAPTGPARTADDDDSVVVFPVTTPLDTSAELYCDWRAGDVW
- the nirD gene encoding nitrite reductase small subunit NirD, coding for MTLLNDVDVWTTACAYDRLIPGRGVGVLLDDGSQAALFRLDDGSVYAIGNVDPFSNAAVLSRGIVGDRGGRVAVQSPILKQAFALEDGVCLDDPDVSVPVFRVRVTPEGMVQVGRATA
- a CDS encoding uroporphyrinogen-III synthase, which produces MGQPESAPLTGYRIAVTSARRSEELCALLSRQGAEVCSAPAINMIALPDDDELHCNTRALIAQPPDILVAHTGIGFRGWLAAAEGWGLNNQLLEALSSARVVSRGPKATGALRAAGLREEWSPESESSQEVLEYLLHSGVSGMRVAVQLHGAADAWDPFPEFLGGLRLAGAEVVPVRVYRWKPTPLGGIFDQLVTGIAARQFDAVTFTSAPAAAAVLERGRELGIEDQLLESLRTDVHAMCVGPVTSKPLIRKGVPTSAPERMRLGALARHVAEELPQLGSCTVRAAGHTVDIRGTCVVVDGTIKVLSPSGMGILRALAKRPGDVVARGDLLRALPGNSNDPHAVDTAVLRLRTALGDKNIVATVVKRGYRLAIDYPRGPAWN
- a CDS encoding TetR/AcrR family transcriptional regulator; the protein is MPRREEPARGLLDPVAKMLRLPFGTPEFIDRIVTGGVNQVGRRTLHMLITTWDAAGGGPFAASAVASTGMAKTAEMVQGMFIGPVFGPILKVLGADKAATRASLCASQLVGLGIMRYGIRSEPLHSMSVDALVDAIGPTMQRYLVGDIT
- a CDS encoding nitrate/nitrite transporter, which encodes MGRNHRIAEWNPEDAAAWEGGNNRIARRNLLWIVACDHIAFGVWTLFPVMALFMPQSVYGFSAADKFLLGATATLVAACLRIPYSLGIATFGGRNWTVFSVVVLVVPTVGTIWLLAHPGLPLWPYLVCAALTGMGGANYAASMTNTNAFYPHRRKGFALGFNAGAGNLGVPMIQLVGLLVLAIAGHRQPYWVCGLYLVLLTAVAVGAAHYMDNLDHATYDTSHLRSILSERDTWLLAMLYLGTFGSWIGFSFAFGQVLQINFVGTGQTHAQASLHAAEFAFIGPALGSVARIYGGRLADRVGGSRVTLAVLAGMALVTGFLVAISTQDEHSSGLTTTATMAGYVCGFMILFILAGLGNGSVYKMIPSVFDARSHRLGLDEAERRRWSQATSGAVIGFVAAFGALGGVGINLALRQSYISTGTDTLAFWAFLAFYVAAAVVTWLRYVRRRVADTAAAPGTQAPSEPARV